From Pedobacter indicus, a single genomic window includes:
- a CDS encoding NifU family protein, whose amino-acid sequence MNLKDKVEQALDTMRPFLEADGGNVVIEEITPENVVILKLLGSCASCSMSIMTFKAGLEQAIKKAVPEVSGVEAINLTAI is encoded by the coding sequence ATGAATTTGAAGGATAAAGTAGAACAGGCGTTAGATACCATGCGTCCTTTTCTTGAAGCTGATGGTGGTAATGTTGTTATTGAGGAAATTACTCCAGAGAATGTGGTGATCTTAAAACTTCTTGGATCATGTGCTTCCTGTTCTATGAGTATTATGACATTCAAAGCAGGGTTAGAGCAAGCTATCAAAAAGGCCGTGCCAGAGGTTAGCGGTGTAGAGGCGATTAATCTAACCGCGATTTAA
- a CDS encoding peptidase associated/transthyretin-like domain-containing protein, translating into MKFCLKTVFVLIIVAFSLGAHAQEEPTKKLVQFTGIIQNVDSNVVVPYVTIRNISYRDQFFASNHQGYFSFVAHEKDTIEFTAIGYKTTQVVIPESENNRHSGIVKMEASVTALPVVVVLPWASVEEFNQAFLALDVADDDYLLAKRNLSRESLVAMAREAPLSANELQNYQAISSHQNMTNRNINQRYANPLLNPFAWAKFIDQISKGSKK; encoded by the coding sequence ATGAAATTTTGTTTGAAAACAGTTTTTGTTCTTATCATCGTCGCGTTTAGTTTGGGCGCCCATGCCCAAGAGGAGCCGACCAAGAAGCTTGTGCAATTTACTGGGATCATACAAAATGTAGACTCGAATGTCGTAGTACCCTATGTTACAATTCGGAATATTTCCTATCGAGATCAATTTTTTGCATCCAATCATCAAGGCTATTTCTCTTTTGTAGCACACGAGAAGGATACAATTGAATTTACCGCAATAGGATATAAGACAACGCAGGTAGTGATCCCTGAGTCAGAGAATAACCGACATAGTGGTATCGTAAAAATGGAGGCTAGCGTGACTGCCCTCCCGGTTGTAGTTGTTTTACCATGGGCAAGTGTCGAAGAGTTTAACCAAGCTTTTTTAGCTCTTGACGTTGCAGATGATGACTATTTGTTGGCTAAAAGGAATCTAAGTCGAGAGAGTTTGGTCGCCATGGCACGTGAAGCACCCCTAAGTGCGAATGAGCTGCAGAATTATCAGGCAATCAGTAGTCATCAGAATATGACTAATCGAAATATTAATCAGCGATATGCGAACCCGCTCCTGAATCCTTTTGCGTGGGCAAAATTCATTGATCAAATATCTAAGGGCAGCAAAAAGTAG
- a CDS encoding nitroreductase family protein has translation MTNVEKEILELIKTKRSIFPASYQNKTIEKALIEEILACADQAPNHKLTEPWRFVVFTDKGLDRLANELASQYESTTTPDTYLEKKSKSIQKKVLQSGAVIAICLHESGKIPRWEEIAAVASAVQNMSIAASALGIGSYWSSTALINNLSSFLKLENNESCIGLFYMGYHDDDRKYGKRNPLESKVRWEG, from the coding sequence ATGACCAATGTAGAAAAGGAAATTCTGGAATTAATTAAGACGAAGCGAAGTATATTTCCGGCAAGCTATCAAAATAAAACCATTGAGAAAGCACTGATTGAAGAGATACTCGCGTGTGCCGATCAAGCACCTAATCACAAGCTTACCGAGCCTTGGCGCTTTGTAGTTTTTACCGATAAAGGGCTTGACAGATTAGCCAATGAGCTTGCTAGTCAATACGAGTCGACAACAACTCCGGACACCTATTTAGAGAAAAAAAGTAAATCTATTCAAAAAAAAGTTTTGCAATCGGGCGCGGTCATCGCAATCTGTTTACATGAAAGCGGCAAGATACCCCGATGGGAAGAAATAGCTGCTGTTGCTTCGGCTGTCCAGAACATGTCAATTGCCGCATCTGCACTAGGGATTGGTTCATATTGGAGCTCTACAGCACTCATAAATAACCTATCAAGCTTCCTCAAATTAGAGAATAATGAGAGTTGTATCGGGCTGTTTTATATGGGTTATCATGATGACGACCGAAAATATGGAAAACGCAACCCGTTAGAGAGTAAAGTACGATGGGAAGGCTAA